A stretch of Henckelia pumila isolate YLH828 chromosome 4, ASM3356847v2, whole genome shotgun sequence DNA encodes these proteins:
- the LOC140865466 gene encoding uncharacterized protein isoform X2, with translation MAHLVHDSNRGKQTLSYQSSWMSRWMRTSCNRTGESINHSSDASVNDLNCITKDILATSRSFKGLGMIETVTSELVNGGPRPSTESSLRNESSCRYLFEDMGASAFETGHKFECGEAIYLKNGIQLQPVLHAIPAVADNDTSFRGCHFLDAVTSKHNRLDHANLRILPHKGGPSASSDKDFHMEANSDSSSSKSNLCMDNSPIAEPGYRWVKRLKLSSCHSSARGTESVNPAENSSRKRNNVFSRVRRSDITRSESTLRTYHGEESMALDKSINLSKENLGNDLSPSHVWIQRWLRDGSKSTRKKPYTMVVSEPQSLIWAFEDLQKDRSPSVRAMAMMGKAIKNFQPCQLEKRGSLTIWNTKDV, from the exons ATGGCTCACTTAGTTCATGACTCCAATAGAGGGAAGCAAACTTTATCTTATCAATCCTCTTGGATGTCTCGTTGGATGAGAACAAGTTGTAACAGGACAGGAGAATCAATCAATCACTCGTCCGACGCCTCTGTTAATGATCTCAACTGCATTACCAAGGATATACTGGCGACATCGAGGTCCTTTAAGGGACTTGGAATGATTGAAACTGTGACTTCTGAATTAGTGAATGGTGGTCCGAGACCCAGTACGGAAAGCAGCTTAAGAAATGAGAGTTCCTGCAGATACCTTTTCGAGGATATGGGAGCATCAGCATTTGAGACAGGTCACAAGTTTGAGTGTGGTGAAGCTATTTACCTGAAGAATGGCATTCAACTTCAGCCTGTGCTCCATGCTATTCCGGCTGTGGCTGACAATGATACTTCATTCAGAGGATGTCATTTTCTTGATGCAGTTACTTCAAAGCACAATCGGTTGGATCATGCTAACTTGAGGATACTACCGCATAAAG GTGGCCCTTCTGCCTCATCAGATAAG GACTTCCATATGGAAGCAAATTCAGATTCTAGCTCCTCTAAGTCTAATCTCTGCATGGATAATTCTCCGATAGCTGAGCCAGGCTACAGATGGGTTAAACGCCTTAAGCTGAGCTCCTGCCACTCCTCTGCTCGAGGCACAGAGAGTGTAAATCCAGCAGAAAACTCTAGCAGAAAAAGGAACAATGTTTTCAGCAGAGTTCGTAGAAGTGACATCACAAGATCAGAATCTACTCTAAGGACATATCATGGTGAGGAATCAATGGCATTGGATAAGAGCATAAACTTATCCAAGGAAAACTTGGGTAATGATTTATCGCCTTCACATGTTTGGATACAAAGGTGGCTGCGTGATGGATCAAAATCTACCAGAAAGAAGCCCTACACAATGGTGGTTAGTGAGCCACAAAGTTTAATTTGGGCATTTGAGGATCTTCAGAAGGATCGGTCACCCAGTGTAAGAGCCATGGCAATGATGGGAAAGGCTATCAAGAATTTTCAACCATGCCAACTCGAAAAGAGGGGTTCTTTAACGATTTGGAACACAAAGGATGTTTGA
- the LOC140865466 gene encoding uncharacterized protein isoform X1 has protein sequence MAHLVHDSNRGKQTLSYQSSWMSRWMRTSCNRTGESINHSSDASVNDLNCITKDILATSRSFKGLGMIETVTSELVNGGPRPSTESSLRNESSCRYLFEDMGASAFETGHKFECGEAIYLKNGIQLQPVLHAIPAVADNDTSFRGCHFLDAVTSKHNRLDHANLRILPHKGSNTLSQPTDFDSGQKKNCESQSNISLNDSFRESNTSLVFYTPSVRDHHFRKAQKLLCHRPSPSQYIASAKTGSEQSCFECYSVHKLPLCVHDVETMKKSTTLDSLEGGFSRTSNILFITVNFGASLSNECDILTTRRVSTKINQNIPSDLHRLSPFPGQGMQEVILESLTRSADSEGIGNARDNKTFKVTSNKVSSAEIDPLLGLC, from the coding sequence ATGGCTCACTTAGTTCATGACTCCAATAGAGGGAAGCAAACTTTATCTTATCAATCCTCTTGGATGTCTCGTTGGATGAGAACAAGTTGTAACAGGACAGGAGAATCAATCAATCACTCGTCCGACGCCTCTGTTAATGATCTCAACTGCATTACCAAGGATATACTGGCGACATCGAGGTCCTTTAAGGGACTTGGAATGATTGAAACTGTGACTTCTGAATTAGTGAATGGTGGTCCGAGACCCAGTACGGAAAGCAGCTTAAGAAATGAGAGTTCCTGCAGATACCTTTTCGAGGATATGGGAGCATCAGCATTTGAGACAGGTCACAAGTTTGAGTGTGGTGAAGCTATTTACCTGAAGAATGGCATTCAACTTCAGCCTGTGCTCCATGCTATTCCGGCTGTGGCTGACAATGATACTTCATTCAGAGGATGTCATTTTCTTGATGCAGTTACTTCAAAGCACAATCGGTTGGATCATGCTAACTTGAGGATACTACCGCATAAAGGTTCGAATACTCTTAGCCAACCTACAGATTTTGATTCTGGCCAAAAAAAGAACTGCGAATCACAATCAAATATATCCCTGAACGATAGTTTTAGGGAGAGCAATACATCCCTTGTGTTTTATACTCCTTCCGTGCGTGATCATCACTTCCGAAAGGCGCAAAAACTTTTGTGTCACAGACCATCTCCCAGTCAGTACATAGCTTCAGCGAAAACTGGATCAGAGCAatcatgttttgaatgttaCTCTGTGCATAAATTGCCTCTTTGCGTTCATGATGTGGAAACAATGAAAAAAAGCACCACTTTGGATTCTTTAGAAGGCGGGTTTTCTCGGACATCTAACATTCTTTTCATCACAGTGAATTTTGGTGCGAGTCTGTCGAATGAATGTGATATACTTACTACTAGAAGAGTGAGTactaaaataaatcaaaatataccCAGTGATCTGCATAGACTATCACCATTTCCCGGTCAAGGTATGCAGGAAGTAATACTCGAATCTCTAACTCGTTCAGCTGATAGTGAAGGGATAGGAAATGCTAGAGACAACAAGACTTTTAAAGTTACCTCAAACAAAGTATCATCAGCTGAAATTGACCCGCTTTTAGGTTTGTGTTAA
- the LOC140865677 gene encoding small ribosomal subunit protein eS25 — MAPKKEKAPPPSSKPAKSGGGKQKKKKWSKGKQKEKVNNMVMFDKATYDKLLSEAPKYKLITPSVLSDRLRINGSLARKAIKELMARGLIRMVSAHSSQQIYTRATNT; from the exons ATG GCGCCGAAGAAGGAAAAGGCTCCCCCACCGTCATCCAAGCCGGCAAAGTCCGGCGGAGGAAAGCAGAAGAAGAAG AAGTGGAGCAAGGGAAAGCAAAAGGAAAAGGTGAACAACATGGTGATGTTCGATAAAGCAACCTACGACAAGCTGCTGTCCGAGGCGCCTAAGTACAAACTCATCACTCCTTCAGTTCTCTCAGATCGGCTTAGA ATCAATGGATCACTTGCAAGAAAAGCAATCAAGGAACTGATGGCTCGAGGTTTGATCAGAATGGTGTCTGCTCACTCAAGCCAGCAGATATACACCAGAGCCACGAACACCTAG